The sequence ttcaggggaTTACTCAGATGCTTCTGCCTTTGCTTTAGCTTATGACAAGAAACTTGATTGCAAGAAGAAACCAAAAAGGGTAAGTCTGATACCAGTCCACATTCCTAAATGTTACACAGTAAAAATACTGAAAGTGCTCAGACAGATGCCTGCACACAGCTAGCCGTATCAAGTTTCTAATGCTCATTCCCTTACAAATGGTGCATGTATAATATGCCAGTTGATTGGTCTAGCTTAGTTGATAAAGTGAGTTGTATCTTGTTGCTTTATAGAAAGCTGCAGGTGCAAAACGAGCTGCTACTTCTGCAGAGGGCAATAACAAGGTTTGTACTCAAATGTGACagtatgaaatatatcaaagacaaTGGTACATTTTCATGAGCTTGGTGATTTGTTTTCAGTGATTGAATATACATAGGTCTAGCTTAGTTGATTAAGTGTCACTGAGTGTTGTATCTTGTTGCTTTATAGAACGCTGCAGGTGCAAAACGAGCTGCTACTTCTGCAGAGGGCAATAACAAGGTTTGTACTCAAAAATGTGACagtatgaaatatatcaaagacaaTGGTACATTTTCATGAGCTTGGTGATTTGTTTTCAGTGATTGAATATACATAGGTCTAGCTTAGTTGATTAAGTGTCACTGAGTGTTGTATCTTGTTGCTTTATAGAAAGCTGCAGGTGCAAAACGAGCTGCTACTTCTGCAGAGGGCAATAACAAGGTTTGTACTCAAATGTGACAGTATGAAATATATTAAAGACAATGGTACATTTTCATGCATGCATGAGCTTGGTGATTTGTTTTCAGTGATTGAATATAAATAGGTCTAGCTTAGTTGATTAAGTGTCACTGAGTGTTGTATCTTGTTGCTTTATAGAAAGCTGCAGGTGCAAAACGAGCTGCTACTTCTGCAGAGGGCAATAACAAGGTTTGTACTCAAAAATGTGACagtatgaaatatatcaaagacaaTGGTACATTTTCATGAGCTTGGTGATTTGTTTTCAGTGATTGAATATACATAGGTCTAGCTTAGTTGATTAAGTGTCACTGAGTGTTGTATCTTGTTGCTTTATAGAAAGCTGCAGGTGCAAAACGAGCTGCTACTTCTGCAGAGGGCAATAACAAGGTTTGTACTCAAATGTGACAGTATGAAATATATTAAGGACAATGGTACATTTTCATGAGTGAAGTGATTTGTTTTCAGTGATTGAATATACATAGGTCTAGCTTGGTTGATAAAgtgagtgtttttttgttgttgttgcttgatTCAGGCCAGCAAGGAGactacaaagaagaagaagaaggtatgAATATATAATCAAGCAGAATATCCAGATTTTGCAATACTAGATTAGTCTTgagcaaacttttttttacaatggacaaaaaatcatgaatttaGAAACTTCTCAGTTGATGCTCAAGTTTACTGGTTTAAATGACTTGTTTCTGAGTCTGTTgtatacatttgcatgataaatatgtaaaattctgttaaccttaagctgccaggtcttttagccaagtaaaaatcaaaaatgtttgacccctgacctccctcacgaaacccgcgaaacacccggcggcgctaactcccctaacttcccggcttcgcgcgctacacgcacgcaaagctgttttgttctggggactaccctatcccggttataaccgggtccagcacacaaggcatatttctgtatccctaattaagtcgggactggcagcttaagggttttaagCAACAAAGTTTTGGCGCATCTTGTTTACAAACAGTCAACCTTAGAGGGGGAACCAGCGACATAGTTAGAAATCAGAACTACAAATTCAAAGCTGTATAATGATCAAAATTTTTAACCACATACAGCCAAAGACACCTGAGGAAATCAACATTGCCAAGCACAGGCAAGACACCATGAACAGCTCTGCTGAAGAGCTGTTAGGGTTGATGGTAAGTTCTATTTAAGTTTATCATGGAATGCATgccacaaaacaaaaaaattgttcaTATAAAAATCCAATTGAAAATTGCAGTCAATtcttatacagtagaatccacttaattgcacaactgATTAATGCACACTCCATTCAATTTCACCGAATCCCCAAATCCCAAGCCGGTTCCCATTTACTCCATTGTTAGCAATTcagcatatctgcacggcgcattgtcagcAATGCCGGATAACAGCACTAAATTCGTTCAAACATCATTGATAAGTTACCAAAAGTTAAGTTAagatcctcccacaccataaggtgtatagggtggtgccaATCTCCGATTCATAGCCGTGGGCCACACtggggtgcaatcactgcagtagggggctagtccactggcagtcaGGAATGtgtccatactgtttcagaagtatgtactatttctataaagtctttggtatgactcaatgcgcctcttaccaaaaaggtgcgctaaaattgACAAATACGGTGCAAATGTGCCAATAAGTGCctgtgtagaggcacaatactgCTAACGTGTttaaaagaaggtggtctccattgacacgttgatagcgatcgtatgggggTCGCACCATAAAGAGATGCATGCCTGCCACTGGTGGCATTATGCTTTGGTAGTTAGCATATGTTGTACTCAATAaaaattggtctctacctgtacactgtcttattactgtgaatgcatttaagtttgctgggatttgatttcgcattaatgatgacatggggtgttgtcggtgctGCAAtgataaaagaccggcgtctttacgtccaTCTTGTCGTAAACCATACAGAGACttggcaagggctacagacgtgtagACAAACAAAGCTGTCGCTTTTGGctgtgcggtgctgacgtgatcatctgtcacattgtTTTATGGCAGAACTTAATTCATGTCCTAAAAACTTCCTACAATCACCCGAAGGATGTATACgtgggttcggctctgctactaggagaatgatctgtcactgatctaagtcatctaaccatatctacccactggatacctAGCACAATGCATTGTGcagtaattcactaccatggtgtaCAGGGCATATGTTACAGTGGAACCTTCTCATTGGAGACAGACATAAGAAGCACTAAAACAACACCTTGTGAAAGTACTTACCCTAAGTTCAATCTCAAAAATTATTCTGCACCACATAGCCACAAGGGCATACTTGATagctatgcaaagaaaacaggctCTTATCCAGCTCGAACGACGAGTACAGGTCCCGGAAGTAAACAAACCTTACATTTGACCCAGATTTTGGCTGTATTCATCCGCTCAGGGCAGACCTGACCAAAGTACTTacatatgttcttacgccaaCTTATCTGGTGAAATCAACAAATTCTGACCAAAataggaaagcttagaccctacctgttctttctaaacaaaaaagtctccagattgggccaaaattttcaaggaaaataaaggttttcaaGGATTTTAAGTTGGCACTACAAACTTTAAgctattcccatttttggccTCCGCCGTGCATGTCCACTGTAACATCTACCCtacacagtcaaatctgtccaaaCATTCACCAATTACACACTTCCCAGAAAtcccggtgacctttgacattacAGTCCCAGATAGAACACATTGTCTGGTCAAGAAAATTACATAGTACAGTTTCTCTTTAGGCAGCAACAGTTTCTCTCAGCGTGTGAAACAAAGGAGTAAACAGCTAAAACCTTGTAATGAGTAGAAGGACGGTAAAACATAGAAACTAATGAGTTGTTAGGTAAATATAGTAGGGATGTGAATTTGACTTGGTGGAGAAAAGTATTTTTCGGGACAACTAGCCAACACGTAGCCACTCAACTGTTGCTCTTAGCTCACGTCTCGTGTACCGTCTTCGTTCTTTGTTGTGTTTAAACCCTATCCTGAGCACAGTTTGGAACCAGACTGCCGTCTCTGACTGTTCTACTCGGAAAGAACTGAATGTCCTGTGTCCACAGGCCATCATGTTTCTTGTTTTCGCACACTGAGAGAAACTGTACTACATCATTTTCTTGACCAGACAATGCATTCTGGGACTGAAATGTCAAAAGTCACCGGGAATTCTGGGAAGTGTTAAATCGGTGAATGACAGGGGCCTCTCTGgtgcttactgatttcactcactgtgtcttGATATGTCTTTTCTGGGGATTtcaaatttactgttttaatacataaacaaGGCCAAAACAAGAGGGGAAGTTTgcataacgaaagctttcttaCATCTAAATGTATGCAAACAAGCTCATACAGCACACCGatgtttataaactattcacctcctgtatgatacagtgtactaccggtccagctgggcaatttcgcattcttgcaccagccggataattgcaccaaatacgctgacaaatgggataTGCAATTAAGCGAAGTCTACAGTATCTTACTTGACTTTCATGGGATATGAAATTAAGATAATTCCTTTGTACTTTCtatcagtatatatatatgtgttgtTGTTCTTCACCTATGGTGATAAAGCATTCCATTTTCCAACAACAGAACCCGGGTGCAGTCAACAAACCTGAAAAAACCCTCGGACCCCAGCCTGAAGCTCCCGGAGACGCCCAGCCTGAAGCCCCGGGAAATGCCCAGCCTGAAGCCCCGGGACACACCCAGCCTGAAGCCCCCAAAGATGCCCAGCCTGAAGCCCCCGGAGACGCCCAGCCTGAAGCCCCGGGAAATGCCCAGCCTGAAGCCCCGGGACACACCCAGTCTGAAGCCCCCAGAGATGCCCAGCCTGAAGCCCCGGGACACACCCAGCCTGAAGCCCCGGGAAATGCCCAGCCTGAAGCCCCCGGAGACGTCCAGTCTGAAGTCCCCGGAGACGCCCAGTCTGAAGCCCCCGGACACGTCCAGCCTGAAGTCCCCGGAGACGCCCAGTCTGAAGCCCCCGGACACGCCCAGCCTGAAGCCCCCGGACGCGTCCAGCCTGAAGCCCCCGGACGCGTCCAGCCTGAAGCCCCCAGACACGTCCAGCCTGAAGCCCCCGGACGCGTCCAGCCTGAAGCCCCCAGACACGTCCAGCCTGGAGTCCCCAGACACGTCCAGCCTGGAGTCCTCGGACACGTCCAGCCTGGAGTCCTCGGACACGTCCAGCCTGGAGTCCCCAGACACGTCCAGCCTGGAGTCCCCAGACACGTCCAGCCTGAAGCCCCCGGACACGTCCAGCCTGGAGTCCCCAGACACGTCCAGCCTGGAGTCCCCAGACACGTCCAGCCTGAAGCCCCCAGACACGTCCAGCCTGGAGTCCCCAGACACGTCCAGCCTGGAGTCCTCGGACACGTCCAGCCTGGAGTCCCCAGACACGTCCAGCCTGGAGTCCCCAGACACGTCCAGCCTGAAGCCCCCGGACACGTCCAGCCTGGAGTCCTCGGACGCGTCCAGCCTGGAGTCCCCAGAAACGTCCAGCCTGAAGCCCCCGGAGACGGACAGGAACTGTTCCAGCAGGAAGCCTCTCTTGAAGATCCTCCCTTGCCCCCACCTCAAACTGGCCTGCCTCCCATCCCCATTGAGTCGCCAATCCATACCCGTCATCCCCTCACTACCCCTCATCAATTCCGGGCTCATCCACAGTATCATGAACCTCGCCCCTTGCAGTTCTCTCCACCCGCACCACCTAACTTCCCCAGCCGGCCACCCCTGATGAATATCTCCAACACCCAAGGGCGTGTGAAATATCCACTTCAGTCCCCTCTGGTAATTATGtctttgataataataataataataatgatgatgatttattgcgaaggctaattgcaaataacttacctaaaagaacagggtacaaagtAGGTTTTCAAGTGGCTAAACAAGATTATACAAACATAATTGTCTATAACAaatgaagggtttgacttctcttttgtaagcattggaagacgtaatgtcccaccttttctataagtTGTGaggttttggtagttaaaagaagaacagtctttttgtctgtaagcttagagaaattcaGACAGATTTTTAGTGGtatgaatagacaactcatttcgtgcattatcatgaagTGAACTGTTTGAAATTAGTGTATTTCGTTTTCCACAGCATTTATACTGCAATAGGTACAAAGTCTTCTATACCTGCCTCTTTTTATTTCAAGAGGATGACCACGGACTCTAACTTTGCTAATGGCTGAACGCAGATCAAAATCTGCAAGAGTGAGATAACTCAGATATTGTAcaatggttttacattttgcataaaatCTTAATAACTTGTATCCTAAATAATGTCATTTGTAGCATCACGATTACACTAGATTATGTTTCATTCAAACAGTGTCTTGTGATGATAAGAAATTATATACAAAAGAAAGTTGAAGTTTCATTACATTTTTCAGAGCACAGTGCAGTCACCAGTTCCCCTGGGGACGGGGAACCTTGGCGTAGTGATTTTCCCCAGTCAACTGCTCAATGCTGAGCTGACGACTGGGGGAAGTCCTACTGCCTATGCCAGAAAGCTTGTGGACTTATACTTTACGAAGGAAGTGCTGGCCGTATCCAGCTATAAGGGAACTGGGAAATATGGTGCCTTGGATGAGGACATCATGGCAGCAATCAAGTGTGAGTATCTAATAATTCAAATAAGTAAATGCTGTAATATCAATGAAACACAGTCAATACACATGTTGTACCCAATTCTCTACTGAAATATACGAAATTACAAGTTCATCTTTTGATACCATGCAatggcaatacatgtacattgaatttAGTGACAATGTTATCAGTATAGTTGCTTTgaagttatttatttatttattgtcaaatgtcacagtACACTACACTGACTCTCTAGGCAGCACAgctgatgtttgagagtcaacattgagggacagacacatacataccaGTTGCTTTAAGAACTAATTATTTTCTTCAGTAGTCATTTATGAGCATTTTCCAATATATTTGAAGTTTATATCAATAAAATATTTTCTCcaaaaatatatcatatcaCCACCCAATCAAAATGGAAtgctaacaattttttttttccagctgcAACCATCATCAAATTCCCTGACTGCCAAGGCCGCCACTCCGTACCATTTAGCCTTATAGTCAACAATAAATGCACCAAGGCAAGAAAATACTTTAAGAACCAAAAGGAAAGGCCACGATGTTTCCCAGATGACACACTGTAAGCAGGCCCTGGTGACGCCAAATTTTACTCAAATgctctacaaaatgtacaaaggcCGATTGTATCACACATTGAGTTGATAATACTTACATTTCTATTCATAGTTCGTATAGCTTTTGATATATTCATATTCCACAATGTGCATCTTGGCTTCATGTGCCATCGATGGTATTAGCAGCAATTAAGCTCTACAGTGGCAAAACTTGTTTTATTAGATCCCAACTGAGCATGATTTCTGTACTGTTtcttgggggggaggggggctaaagCATTACAATACAAGGTGTATTAATGCTTATCATAGCCTAATGTAAGAACAGTAGTCAGTACCATTATAAGGTTGAAAAGCTATCCGTTATTATTCTAAGGTTACACATCAAAACatattgtttgtatttctttGATTACTTATGAGGTTTAAACTTTATTCCGGTGAATAGCGATCTGTTTTCTTGCTCCCACTTCGGGTTTCCGGCAtgagccgccatcttgaatggcggccatcttgtaaCGAGCCTAATTACCCATTCGCAATGCGCGCTTCCTCACCATTGTACTTCCCACCATGCTGTAAGTAGAGTTTAGTCCAAGTTCACCCAGCAGGGTTCTGCGTGACAATTCTAACACGTTCAAAATATTCCACATTACTCTAAATCATAAAGTttcagaatctttaaaaaaaagggaaacaAAGGGCTGACGTGATAATTTGCAAACTTTCTAAAAACAGCCATTGCCCATTGTCACAAACACCCTCAAGGTAATTTCTACTGGACTCTACAACCATGATTTGGTTAAAACTTTCAAAAGGATGTGATCATTGCCTGAGGCTTTGTCATTATTTTAGAAGTGCTTGCCTGATTGTATCTATGATTTGATTCTTTATAAATTCTTCTGATATCATGTTACTTTCCCAGAACATGTAATGTTTTTCGACAGATAAAAAGTCTTACTTTTGGAGGTCATTTTTGTGATCTCTTTTTTTTCGGATTAGCCTAACATACTAGACTTCCCTCTCTTTTAAAGACTGACCTCTGATAAAAGGGTCccatgtttttgtttgattgCTGCTTGCCAAAGTTGTTTGTTTAGTTTTATCCTGGCAgttgtgcatgtttttttagtttttggCTGGCTTTTCATGTGACATCAGTGAAGTGTAGgtgaaaagatttttttttgcttacaATCTGCACATCAGCTTTTAGATTTTAGACAAAGCTTTGTTTTATGGCATCTCTATGATTGAAAAATACCCAATTATGGTCTCAGCTTGATATTTCGGGGAGATGCCCTAGGAACAATTTTTTTGCCAGAGGCGCAACAATTGTGTTTGGGTCATGCTGCCCGGTAAAATTTGAAAATCTTAACCCtatgaaatgctatttcctcaGTTTTGAGGGGCAACTTTGCTGGAAGAATGTACTGTACCAAGTACCTTAAACACTTGTAAACttgaattgtgaaaaaaaattcatggcCCTCCCCCAACCCCTATCTTAGTCTGTGGCCCTCCGCCCCAAGGCACCAGCCCTCCCCCTAAATGTCCTATGGTcccctacatgtaggtcatctaGTCAGACATATGATATGGCCACATATGGTATGACCTTTCTCTGACCTTAGGTTTGTGCACTGGTGGAACAACATCAGGAATTTGCTCATCTGAGCCTGACTGTCCTGTTTcacagttccaggctctaccttcaccaaacagtgTCTATCTTCATCAAACAGGATAACACTCAGGCTTAAGCCCACCCTATAGTGAATGATTTTTTATCCCTTTGTAGAATAATTAGGGATAACTAATAATAACTaattactctactctactctactctactctactctactctagaagAGAAAGAGATATTAGATGCTAAACATTAAAAAGTATCTATCTTTTATTAATcacttgtgacagaaatttGTGGCAAAGTTATTTTTGACCAGCTACGACTAATTATGGAGTCTCAAGAATTTTAACAATTTAAGAATTTTCCCAAAAGCTGACTTTTAAATGGATACCAAGAGCACGTCAGATTGAAAGGGAAAACGTTAGattattcaccttgaatatttaCCTTAAACTTATTTGAAGCAGTTTTTCAGTCTGCAGATAGATTTGCTCAAATTGAGATCCAAGCATACCCTTGGGCAAAAGATTGTGTTTACCGACTTGATTCcttatgtatgtgtctgtccttTACCTCAAGCTGAAGTCACTGTCAGAGAAACCTCCACACTTAGACAAGATAATAGATCAAGGTGGATTCACCAGGCAACCTCAACCATCCAGGCGGGAGATGATCTGTTTTGAATTCTAAAACTGACTGTATGGTCTGTATGTTATAATGCTAAAATGAGAAAATTGGGTCATTCAACAATGGCCATTTAACAAGTCTTGATTATGTCTCCAAAAGGCAGGCCTCCAAGCTGTAGCAGACATGATCAAAGAAATACCAATTAGGACATGGCTGATTTCAaactaaacaaaaacaatatcaaattcAACTAGCCTGATAAGTGAAGCAAAGTCTCCATGTGTAACCTGTCTAACTCAGTATCAGGTTCGCACAAAGGAAGGCTTGAATCACTTGGATGATAATACGAAGCAAGGTGTCCAGCTCAGGATAAGTGCTACTAGACAAGTACAgtacatgaatatgtatacTGTTTCCAAATGTACTCAATTATGATACAAAATCCCTCACTCATTGATTACCTGTTATTAAAACCATTGGACCCAATACACTGTCTGACTTCGCATCCTTGTAAGCATATTTGTTGTCCTTATGTATATATAGGTATCTATATGTGTTATCTATTAGGTATCTATATGATCGGACTGCACAGCCACCGGAGAACCTGTTCCAGAAGAGGGCGCGTGCCATCGTCTGTACAGACGGAAGGaggccgatgatgatgatatgtgttaataaatgaatgaatgtcagCCTGTACCAATCATCCCAGAGGTTTAGGAAATTTATCACAGCTTCATGGAGTTTGGAGATCGCAAATAGGATTCTGAtcattaggtattcgtttgggCTCAGTCTAGACTTGCAACACTTTAACCGATCCGTGTTGCTTATCGTTACTCAAGAGGAGATAAGGGCGGTTTTTCGTGGAACTGACCCAGACCACATTCCAACCAGGATCTGCGCTGCTTCAGCGGGGGGCTGTTCGCTTGGGaagtcatgataatgatatgctaataagcctgcgctagcgatagaagcatattttcctcattctgaaacatttgttcAATTGTCATCGAAAGTTGttgaatgtttcaagtgcaatggcctgccaccagtggctgcttctttggtgttctcctgATGACCTGATCAACGTGCCCGGCTTGCAGTACAGCCAGGGCGGCGAGGACGAATGCTGGCAGGTTCAAGCCTGGTCTTGGCCGTCCATGTACATGCGTCTcatcttcctttttttgtttggtGCGTCTCATATGCAAGAAAACGTGTGTagcaaacattaaaaaaaatatggacAACTGCAAGACGAAAATAAGCGGCTCTTCTACTGCCAATTTGAATCGTGCGTGACTGCAATATCTTGCGACATGGGTTGCGCACTGTGCTTCTGCCCAGTATCGAAACGGTTTGCTTTGGTATAAGTGTGGCAAGTCTAAAGCGAGTCTTGAATTTTAAGATTTGGTACCGGCcagtaacatgaaaaaaaatgtaatagtaaaaagaaaacagccagaaggAGTTTGCAATGGAGGCTATCATTTATCATTAACTGTACTCAGAGTTCTAGAAAGTACTTTAAAGTGCATTTTATGATCTTTTAAAGCACCCATGCGGGCACTTAGGTCCCCTCCGACTGTGACCTTGACAAGGTTTTGGAAGGTAGTACTTTGTCTTCCaggatttttgtgtgaaatgtgGCCTGACATTGTTATCTATCACTTCTTTTTActttttgcattgttgtttgattctttttgatatttttcttcttctatcaTCCTAAATTTAGGAAAGGCTCATCGTAGTTGTACCACAGACACATATCaatgttttgtaaatgttgatattatatatacattggCATTGTAAGCAATATGTTAAGTTTTCTGCTACTGGTATTCTGAATTCATGAAGTAAGGAAGGAAGTTTGTTTAACCTAGAATGACCTCAGGCTGTCAGCTTTGAAAGTAGATACCTGAATGGGTTGACCCACTCATGTGCCCAGCCTATAAGATCAGTAAGATTTTCTGAGGTTGACAACAGTGATACATTTTTTAATACTAATTTTGCAGGTAAGTATTAGAGTAATATTGTAGTACAGATAACGACAGGAGCAGATTAGAAACTTACTCACTAAGCTTCATGAAAAAAGTGGTGGGCTGGAAGCTACCCTTCCTATTTGGGAGGTGAACCCCCAGCAGGcccttgtacaaaatgtagcacAAGGGTCAAATGAAATGAAGCCAACTTATTGTTCCTGCACTGATTCAGGACTCCATAAAAAAACTTTCTGTGTAGATGCAATGACCAAAAGAGATCAAATCAATGGGAAAAACTCAAATCATTTCCTACCCTTTTCTAAGCAAAAACCTAACACATGTAGAGGTATGGTAGGTCATCAATTATGATGCCAGTACCTGACTTCTAGAAAGTTCTGGTGTGTGGGCTGAGAAAGCCTGGATTGATACTGGAGATACCCTGCAGGTGGTCAGTTGGGAAATCAATTAGGAACCATGTTTCCCTTCCAACAAGGATGAGCATTCATTCCAGCATAAGAAAAGCATCCTTCATTTTCCACAGACAGTATTATAGGTGAAAGGGAAGAAACGTTTACTGTTGTGTCCTTATACAATTTTGTGCCAATATGTTATGAACAAGTTATATTCTCCCATGTTGCTGTCATCATATTACAAAAACATTGCATGGATCACAAGTGAAACTGGACTTTTTGATCTTGACTGGACTACCAGTATTTGATagtgaaaaaaacacacccAAAAAAACCCAGCTGGACTACAATGAAAAATTATGCATGTGATGGCTTGTCACTCTCTGTGTGCTATTTTAGATACAGTACCCTTTAGCCTTTATAATGTAGGCTTCTCTACCAGGGTTTGAAGTACATTACACAGGGTACAGGTAATCCCTAGTTGTTTAAGGTCATTCTATGTACATAGcatttgtcatatttttgcatgccCAAGTTCC comes from Branchiostoma lanceolatum isolate klBraLanc5 chromosome 2, klBraLanc5.hap2, whole genome shotgun sequence and encodes:
- the LOC136428582 gene encoding uncharacterized protein isoform X2, whose translation is MFLKLPDPKWLYVLWGETGHVCDAAKLVVPTGKTKRDIAKVGETVVVEDLDGRHEGTVLYSTTGDYSDASAFALAYDKKLDCKKKPKRKAAGAKRAATSAEGNNKKAAGAKRAATSAEGNNKASKETTKKKKKPKTPEEINIAKHRQDTMNSSAEELLGLMNPGAVNKPEKTLGPQPEAPGDAQPEAPGNAQPEAPGHTQPEAPKDAQPEAPGDAQPEAPGNAQPEAPGHTQSEAPRDAQPEAPGHTQPEAPGNAQPEAPGDVQSEVPGDAQSEAPGHVQPEVPGDAQSEAPGHAQPEAPGRVQPEAPGRVQPEAPRHVQPEAPGRVQPEAPRHVQPGVPRHVQPGVLGHVQPGVLGHVQPGVPRHVQPGVPRHVQPEAPGHVQPGVPRHVQPGVPRHVQPEAPRHVQPGVPRHVQPGVLGHVQPGVPRHVQPGVPRHVQPEAPGHVQPGVLGRVQPGVPRNVQPEAPGDGQELFQQEASLEDPPLPPPQTGLPPIPIESPIHTRHPLTTPHQFRAHPQYHEPRPLQFSPPAPPNFPSRPPLMNISNTQGRVKYPLQSPLSTVQSPVPLGTGNLGVVIFPSQLLNAELTTGGSPTAYARKLVDLYFTKEVLAVSSYKGTGKYGALDEDIMAAIKSATIIKFPDCQGRHSVPFSLIVNNKCTKARKYFKNQKERPRCFPDDTL
- the LOC136428582 gene encoding uncharacterized protein isoform X1, whose translation is MFLKLPDPKWLYVLWGETGHVCDAAKLVVPTGKTKRDIAKVGETVVVEDLDGRHEGTVLYSTTGDYSDASAFALAYDKKLDCKKKPKRKAAGAKRAATSAEGNNKKAAGAKRAATSAEGNNKKAAGAKRAATSAEGNNKASKETTKKKKKPKTPEEINIAKHRQDTMNSSAEELLGLMNPGAVNKPEKTLGPQPEAPGDAQPEAPGNAQPEAPGHTQPEAPKDAQPEAPGDAQPEAPGNAQPEAPGHTQSEAPRDAQPEAPGHTQPEAPGNAQPEAPGDVQSEVPGDAQSEAPGHVQPEVPGDAQSEAPGHAQPEAPGRVQPEAPGRVQPEAPRHVQPEAPGRVQPEAPRHVQPGVPRHVQPGVLGHVQPGVLGHVQPGVPRHVQPGVPRHVQPEAPGHVQPGVPRHVQPGVPRHVQPEAPRHVQPGVPRHVQPGVLGHVQPGVPRHVQPGVPRHVQPEAPGHVQPGVLGRVQPGVPRNVQPEAPGDGQELFQQEASLEDPPLPPPQTGLPPIPIESPIHTRHPLTTPHQFRAHPQYHEPRPLQFSPPAPPNFPSRPPLMNISNTQGRVKYPLQSPLSTVQSPVPLGTGNLGVVIFPSQLLNAELTTGGSPTAYARKLVDLYFTKEVLAVSSYKGTGKYGALDEDIMAAIKSATIIKFPDCQGRHSVPFSLIVNNKCTKARKYFKNQKERPRCFPDDTL